A window of Phytoactinopolyspora mesophila contains these coding sequences:
- a CDS encoding amidohydrolase, with the protein MTTDWLASWVDAHHDELITVRRQIHAHPELAFDEHATTDLLVQRLTKAGLKPRVLPRGTGLVVDVGDGPRTAAIRADIDALPLQDPKDVPYRSTVDGVCHACGHDAHATIALGAAMALAERSDLPGRIRIIFQPAEEKMGGAREVIAAGELEGVERLFALHCDPRLQVGKIGVKLGPITAACDLIEVRVTGPGGHTARPHLTVDVVDTLARIAVDAPALLARRADVRARLLLAWGTIQAGHAPNAIPGEGVLKGTVRVLDHAAWAEAEKNFRSIVSDVAAACGAGVEIHYERGVPPVVNDDACVELMRSAISAELGPESVARTNTSMGGEDFAWYGEHVPLAMARLGVHHGDVMHDIHQGSFDIDERALGIGVRVLTRAVLDALR; encoded by the coding sequence GTGACCACCGATTGGCTCGCGAGCTGGGTTGATGCTCATCACGACGAACTCATCACCGTGCGGCGGCAGATCCACGCCCACCCCGAGCTCGCCTTCGACGAACATGCCACCACCGATCTACTGGTTCAGCGGCTGACCAAGGCCGGCCTGAAACCGCGAGTGCTTCCACGGGGCACCGGCCTAGTTGTCGACGTCGGAGACGGCCCACGCACCGCGGCCATCCGCGCCGATATCGACGCGCTGCCTTTACAAGATCCGAAAGACGTGCCGTACCGGTCGACAGTTGACGGCGTTTGCCATGCGTGCGGGCACGACGCCCACGCCACCATCGCTCTCGGCGCCGCCATGGCGCTGGCTGAGAGGTCCGATCTGCCAGGGCGGATCCGGATCATCTTCCAGCCGGCCGAAGAGAAGATGGGCGGTGCGCGGGAGGTGATCGCCGCCGGCGAGCTCGAAGGAGTGGAGCGGCTATTCGCGCTGCACTGCGACCCGCGGCTTCAGGTCGGCAAGATCGGGGTCAAACTCGGCCCCATCACTGCGGCCTGCGACCTCATCGAAGTCCGGGTCACCGGTCCGGGCGGGCACACGGCACGCCCACATCTGACCGTCGACGTCGTGGACACCCTGGCCCGTATCGCCGTGGACGCTCCGGCGCTGCTGGCGCGGCGTGCGGATGTGCGCGCCAGGCTGCTTCTCGCCTGGGGCACCATCCAGGCCGGCCACGCCCCCAACGCGATTCCCGGCGAGGGTGTCCTGAAAGGCACGGTGCGAGTGCTCGACCATGCCGCGTGGGCCGAGGCGGAGAAGAACTTCCGATCCATCGTCTCCGATGTCGCTGCCGCCTGCGGCGCCGGCGTCGAGATCCACTACGAACGCGGCGTTCCTCCGGTGGTCAACGACGACGCCTGCGTAGAGCTGATGCGCTCGGCCATCTCCGCCGAACTAGGCCCGGAGTCGGTCGCCCGTACCAACACGAGTATGGGCGGCGAAGACTTCGCCTGGTACGGCGAACACGTTCCCCTGGCGATGGCCCGGCTCGGCGTCCACCACGGTGACGTGATGCACGACATCCACCAGGGCAGCTTCGACATCGACGAGCGGGCGCTCGGCATCGGCGTGCGCGTTCTTACTCGCGCCGTCCTCGACGCCCTCCGCTGA
- a CDS encoding ABC transporter ATP-binding protein, whose protein sequence is MSTLEINNLHKEFVDSYTGESVVAVGDVTFSVEQGEFISVLGPSGCGKTTVLNIVAGFDKQTSGTVHVAGKPVDGPSPERGVVFQSFALFPWKTVMGNVLFGLRMRGVPRHEREPIAQQYLELVGLEGFERKFPHELSGGMQQRLGVARVLANEPEVMLMDEPFASVDAQTRRKLQEELTGIFETKRPTVFFVTHDVDEAVFLADKVVVLGARPSQVREIVTVPLERPRTWRSVLDSQEFRHTVTYLTDLLAGDEPGVPADLDPA, encoded by the coding sequence ATGAGCACACTGGAAATCAACAACCTGCACAAAGAGTTCGTCGACTCCTACACCGGCGAATCCGTCGTAGCTGTCGGCGACGTCACTTTCAGCGTTGAACAGGGCGAGTTCATCTCGGTGCTCGGCCCCAGCGGCTGCGGCAAGACCACCGTGCTCAACATCGTGGCGGGGTTCGACAAACAGACCAGCGGAACGGTGCATGTCGCGGGCAAGCCGGTTGACGGCCCGTCCCCCGAACGCGGCGTCGTATTCCAGAGCTTTGCGCTGTTCCCCTGGAAAACCGTCATGGGCAACGTCCTCTTCGGGCTGCGGATGCGTGGAGTCCCACGGCACGAACGTGAACCCATCGCGCAGCAGTATCTCGAGCTGGTCGGGTTGGAAGGGTTCGAGCGCAAGTTTCCGCACGAGCTTTCCGGCGGCATGCAGCAACGCCTCGGCGTCGCCCGGGTGCTGGCGAACGAACCCGAAGTGATGCTGATGGACGAGCCGTTCGCCAGCGTCGACGCCCAGACCCGCCGCAAACTCCAGGAGGAGCTCACCGGCATCTTCGAGACGAAACGGCCCACGGTCTTCTTCGTTACTCACGACGTCGACGAGGCTGTCTTCCTGGCCGACAAGGTCGTCGTGCTCGGCGCCCGCCCGAGTCAGGTGAGGGAGATCGTCACCGTTCCGCTCGAGCGGCCGCGGACCTGGCGGTCAGTGCTGGACAGCCAGGAATTCCGGCACACGGTCACCTATCTCACCGATCTGCTGGCAGGAGATGAGCCCGGTGTCCCGGCTGACCTGGATCCTGCGTAA
- a CDS encoding ABC transporter permease, giving the protein MLDTQTGPRVHHTRLWMGRLGRNRLVRTLGPFVPVVVLWWIVAEMEVFPPAFFVGPDAVIDEFSEMIRKGILPAYLSDSMTRLWTGVVFGLLIGIPAGFIVAMSFWARRLTWPLLLFFQAIADIAWLPIVIVWFGFSLTAVTFVIVYTIVFPLMISIVAGVEQVPRDVVRAARSLGAGRFRVFTDVIVPGALPAVATGIRTGLGYGWRALIAAEIIIGTSGIGFMMFDARRAGEVTPVFVGMIVLGVLWFALDALVLAPFERSTVERWGMVRTAEVAR; this is encoded by the coding sequence ATGCTGGACACGCAGACGGGCCCGCGGGTGCACCACACTCGCCTCTGGATGGGCCGGCTCGGCCGGAACCGGCTCGTGCGCACCCTAGGGCCTTTCGTGCCGGTGGTGGTGCTCTGGTGGATCGTAGCCGAGATGGAAGTGTTCCCGCCCGCTTTCTTCGTCGGGCCGGATGCCGTCATCGACGAGTTCTCGGAGATGATCCGCAAGGGAATCCTCCCGGCTTACCTGTCCGACTCGATGACCAGATTGTGGACCGGTGTGGTGTTCGGCCTGCTCATCGGAATCCCGGCAGGGTTCATCGTGGCGATGTCGTTCTGGGCGCGCAGGCTCACCTGGCCTCTGCTGCTCTTCTTCCAGGCCATCGCCGACATCGCCTGGCTGCCCATCGTGATCGTGTGGTTCGGATTCAGCCTCACCGCGGTCACGTTCGTCATCGTCTACACCATCGTCTTCCCGTTGATGATCAGCATCGTCGCCGGCGTGGAGCAGGTGCCGCGAGACGTGGTCCGGGCGGCCCGCAGCCTTGGCGCCGGCCGGTTCCGGGTCTTTACCGATGTGATCGTGCCCGGAGCCCTGCCAGCCGTGGCCACCGGCATCCGGACCGGCCTGGGATACGGCTGGCGGGCACTGATCGCCGCTGAGATCATCATCGGCACCAGTGGTATCGGGTTCATGATGTTCGATGCTCGCCGTGCTGGCGAGGTGACCCCCGTGTTCGTCGGTATGATTGTGCTCGGTGTGCTGTGGTTTGCGCTCGACGCGCTGGTCCTCGCACCTTTCGAGCGGAGCACCGTCGAACGCTGGGGCATGGTACGCACCGCGGAGGTGGCTCGATGA
- a CDS encoding glycerophosphodiester phosphodiesterase, with protein MTTPRLEASNGRADPIAFAHRGASAHAPENTLDAFQLALDMGATGLESDAWLSADGAVILDHDGVFGDEPQRTAAELPRAALPGHVPSLDELYATCGTGFELSLDVLDVSAFEPILRIAKAAGPDAVSRLWLCHPDWRTVRGWRTVSDDVRLVDSTRLHRIGEGIERRATTLASNGIDALNMNQADWTAERVDSVQQRGVLAFGYEAHTSDVLNRLIGTGVDAVYSDYVDRMLNAIETSRTASSSSAEGS; from the coding sequence ATGACCACGCCGCGCCTCGAGGCATCGAACGGCCGAGCGGACCCGATCGCCTTCGCGCACCGGGGAGCCAGCGCACATGCACCCGAGAACACCCTCGACGCTTTTCAGCTCGCGCTGGATATGGGGGCCACAGGCCTGGAGAGCGACGCGTGGCTGAGCGCCGACGGCGCGGTGATACTCGACCACGACGGCGTGTTCGGCGACGAACCCCAGCGCACCGCCGCGGAGCTGCCACGCGCTGCGCTTCCTGGCCACGTCCCGTCCCTGGACGAGTTGTACGCGACGTGCGGGACGGGATTCGAACTGTCGCTCGACGTCCTCGATGTATCCGCATTCGAGCCGATCCTGCGGATAGCGAAGGCAGCCGGTCCGGATGCGGTGTCCCGGCTGTGGCTGTGCCACCCGGACTGGCGCACCGTCCGCGGCTGGCGGACGGTGAGCGACGACGTACGTCTGGTCGACTCGACCCGGCTGCACCGTATCGGCGAGGGCATCGAGCGGCGTGCGACGACGCTGGCCAGCAACGGCATCGACGCACTCAACATGAACCAGGCCGACTGGACCGCGGAACGCGTCGATTCGGTCCAGCAGCGCGGCGTGCTCGCCTTCGGTTACGAGGCACACACCTCCGACGTGCTCAACCGGTTGATCGGCACCGGCGTGGACGCCGTGTACAGCGACTATGTGGACCGCATGTTGAACGCGATCGAAACGTCGAGAACGGCGTCGTCGTCTAGCGCTGAGGGGTCGTGA
- a CDS encoding ABC transporter substrate-binding protein — MFRSSRLRMVLAGGAALALLVACGSDDDGDDSAAQGPDAGEVDEDGDDDEDEDEGADLDDLAELTEVTLGYVSAVDQMGAAIALDLGFYDDVDLDVELAQPFPTGVDALNALDAGEVDFVQVGTPSIGAVLEGMDLVYLGNYSGSSSQLGIDETMAMVASSESGIDPDDLSTLAGKRIGVSIGSINHLYLLGVLEEAGLSPDDVDIQNTPPPEMPVALETDGLDAAVIWDPWPIVTTHSVDGAFEVVRGGGYIAYIGYIVSTREYVEENPDTVEALLTARAAADHWMRENPDDAADVTVRWVPGTEIEVAEEAMEYNIIQLDPRFSACNYLALDTMMGVFADMEVVDGTYDVNDHFVPGPILNVMEQHPELFDDLPEIPEEAQISADYVFERGEAQSACPEG; from the coding sequence GTGTTCCGTTCCTCGCGGTTACGGATGGTTCTCGCTGGTGGGGCGGCGCTTGCGTTGCTGGTTGCCTGCGGATCCGATGACGATGGCGACGATTCTGCGGCGCAGGGTCCTGATGCAGGCGAAGTCGACGAAGATGGCGATGACGACGAGGACGAGGATGAGGGCGCGGACCTCGACGATCTTGCCGAGCTGACCGAGGTGACGCTGGGGTATGTCTCGGCCGTTGACCAGATGGGGGCGGCGATCGCACTCGATCTCGGCTTCTATGACGACGTCGACCTTGACGTCGAACTAGCGCAGCCGTTCCCCACGGGTGTCGACGCGCTCAACGCGCTCGACGCCGGCGAGGTCGACTTCGTCCAGGTCGGTACGCCGAGTATCGGTGCCGTGCTCGAGGGCATGGACCTCGTGTACCTGGGCAACTACTCGGGTAGCTCGAGCCAGCTCGGCATCGACGAGACGATGGCGATGGTGGCCAGTTCCGAATCCGGCATCGACCCCGATGACCTCTCCACGCTGGCCGGCAAGCGTATCGGCGTCTCGATCGGTTCGATCAACCATCTGTACCTACTCGGTGTCCTCGAGGAAGCCGGCCTCTCGCCGGACGACGTCGACATCCAGAACACGCCGCCGCCTGAGATGCCGGTCGCGCTGGAGACCGATGGTCTCGACGCGGCTGTGATCTGGGACCCGTGGCCGATCGTGACGACGCACTCTGTCGACGGCGCTTTCGAAGTGGTTCGTGGCGGTGGCTACATCGCTTACATCGGCTACATCGTCTCCACGCGTGAGTATGTGGAGGAGAACCCGGACACGGTCGAGGCGCTGCTGACGGCCCGGGCGGCCGCCGATCACTGGATGCGCGAGAACCCGGATGATGCCGCCGACGTCACCGTCCGATGGGTCCCGGGTACCGAGATCGAGGTGGCCGAGGAGGCGATGGAGTACAACATCATTCAGCTCGATCCCCGGTTCTCGGCCTGCAACTACCTCGCACTCGACACGATGATGGGTGTGTTCGCCGACATGGAGGTTGTCGACGGCACGTACGACGTCAACGACCACTTCGTTCCCGGGCCGATCCTCAACGTCATGGAACAGCACCCGGAGCTGTTCGACGACCTGCCGGAGATCCCGGAAGAAGCGCAGATCTCGGCCGACTATGTCTTCGAGCGCGGCGAAGCTCAGAGCGCCTGCCCCGAAGGCTGA
- a CDS encoding class I SAM-dependent methyltransferase: MDVEALRTLASPAGATLLTEASRWHGIEDEFALGTRLRRAHEPELVAAALTQAELRRRAGAKFEQADVARMYFTINGYEQATRSSVARHRAARIAAAGRNGPVLDLCCGIGGDMMALARAGLDVTGVESDELTAEVARLNIAALGLSGRARVLTADATTTDRRGYTAVTCDPARRTSRGRVFDTAAYQPPWPFVLELLRETACVKVAPGIPHDKIPPGTEAEWVSDNGEVKEAALWSQPLAGAARRATLLRYVPSADDGVDSDAVLQSNTLTEADDPGDTDVRAPGRYIYEPDGAVIRAGLVTAAAAEVDGWLVDPSIAYVSSDTYVPTPFARGYEVTEVLPYDMKLLRGYVRDNRIGTLTIKKRGVGVVPEQLRQTLRPRGGRSTTLIITRVRGKATVLVTTPQR; this comes from the coding sequence ATGGATGTTGAAGCGCTACGCACGCTCGCATCGCCGGCGGGTGCCACGCTACTTACCGAAGCCAGCCGCTGGCACGGCATCGAGGACGAGTTCGCGCTGGGCACCAGGCTCCGCCGGGCGCATGAACCGGAACTGGTGGCCGCGGCCCTCACCCAGGCCGAGCTTCGCCGCCGCGCCGGCGCGAAGTTCGAACAGGCCGACGTCGCCCGCATGTACTTCACGATCAACGGATACGAGCAAGCCACCCGATCCAGCGTCGCCCGGCACCGTGCCGCCCGGATCGCCGCTGCCGGCCGCAATGGCCCCGTGCTGGACCTTTGTTGCGGGATCGGAGGCGACATGATGGCTCTGGCCCGTGCCGGGCTGGACGTCACCGGAGTGGAGTCCGACGAGCTGACCGCGGAGGTGGCCAGGCTCAACATCGCGGCTCTTGGCCTATCCGGACGCGCCCGCGTACTAACCGCCGACGCGACCACAACCGATCGCCGGGGGTACACGGCCGTGACGTGCGACCCCGCCCGCCGCACCTCGCGCGGGAGGGTGTTCGACACCGCCGCCTATCAACCGCCGTGGCCGTTCGTCCTGGAGCTGCTGCGGGAGACGGCCTGTGTGAAGGTCGCCCCCGGAATCCCGCACGACAAGATCCCCCCTGGCACGGAAGCCGAATGGGTATCTGACAACGGCGAGGTGAAGGAAGCGGCACTCTGGTCGCAGCCGCTGGCCGGTGCCGCCCGGAGGGCGACCCTGCTGCGTTACGTCCCCTCCGCGGACGACGGCGTGGACAGCGACGCGGTGCTGCAGAGCAACACTCTGACCGAGGCCGACGACCCTGGCGACACCGACGTGCGGGCGCCAGGTCGCTACATCTACGAGCCTGACGGAGCGGTCATCAGGGCGGGGCTCGTCACGGCCGCTGCCGCCGAGGTCGACGGTTGGCTGGTCGACCCTTCGATCGCGTATGTCAGCAGCGACACCTATGTTCCGACGCCGTTCGCCCGCGGCTACGAGGTGACCGAGGTGCTGCCTTACGACATGAAGTTGCTGCGCGGGTACGTTCGCGACAATCGGATCGGCACTCTGACCATCAAGAAGCGGGGAGTTGGAGTGGTGCCGGAGCAGTTGCGCCAAACTCTGCGCCCCAGAGGTGGCCGGAGCACCACGCTGATCATCACCCGGGTGCGCGGCAAAGCCACCGTGCTCGTCACGACCCCTCAGCGCTAG
- a CDS encoding ABC transporter permease has translation MSSTAVSRRGTRLQQRLASAFWFVVPFVLLAAVWFIAVEVSGVERRTFPQVTDVVAAFVDLWNTGELFTHLGASLRRIGIGVVVAVITAIPFGILLGSNRWAAAFFSPLLRFSVALAGIAWIPLATLWLGLGERAVIFIVWNAIFFALTYNAMLGVQQIPTQLLRAARSMGTPRARMFTEVLVPGALPSIVTGLRVGLGYGWRGLIAAEIIATGAGLGYSIFLAQRFYRTDIIVANMVIIGVLWLVTDRALLAPLERRTVERWGMKAVTA, from the coding sequence GTGTCATCGACGGCCGTCAGTCGCCGGGGTACTCGTTTACAACAGCGACTGGCGTCGGCCTTTTGGTTCGTCGTCCCGTTCGTCCTCCTGGCCGCGGTGTGGTTCATCGCCGTGGAGGTGTCGGGTGTAGAGCGCCGAACGTTCCCGCAGGTCACGGATGTTGTCGCGGCGTTCGTCGACCTGTGGAACACAGGTGAGCTGTTCACTCACCTCGGAGCGAGCCTGCGGCGCATCGGCATCGGTGTCGTTGTCGCGGTCATCACCGCGATCCCTTTCGGCATCCTGCTCGGTTCCAACCGCTGGGCGGCGGCGTTCTTCTCACCGCTGTTGCGGTTCTCCGTCGCGCTTGCGGGTATCGCTTGGATCCCGCTGGCCACGCTGTGGCTGGGCCTGGGGGAACGAGCGGTCATCTTCATCGTCTGGAACGCGATCTTCTTCGCATTGACTTACAACGCAATGCTCGGCGTCCAGCAGATCCCTACCCAATTGCTCCGAGCGGCGCGCAGCATGGGAACCCCGCGTGCTCGGATGTTCACCGAAGTCCTGGTGCCCGGTGCGTTGCCGAGCATCGTGACCGGCCTGCGGGTGGGACTCGGCTACGGCTGGCGTGGCCTGATCGCCGCCGAGATCATCGCGACCGGAGCGGGGCTGGGGTACTCGATCTTTCTCGCGCAGCGCTTCTATCGCACCGACATCATCGTCGCCAACATGGTCATCATCGGCGTTCTCTGGCTGGTCACCGACAGAGCTCTGCTCGCGCCGCTCGAACGACGAACGGTGGAGCGCTGGGGCATGAAGGCGGTGACGGCATAG
- a CDS encoding glutamate--cysteine ligase, translated as MEILFAPSDRSSLGVEWELQLIDLNTRELTPGAIEILADICPPGAPEHPKAKHELFQSTVEIITGVCSNVAEARADLAETMRTVTQAAERRGMGVICAGSHPFTSWADQKISPKPRYQQLVEQLQWLARRLQIFGVHIHVGIRSPHKAIPIVNALTFYMPHFLALSASSPYWEGHDTGLASARSKVFEALPTAGLPYQLSGWDQFESFMETLISAQTVESVREVWWDVRPHPDFGTVELRVCDGLPTFDEIGIIAALAQCLVHKLDHELDRGYTLPNPRSWVVRENKWRAARFGLDAEIIADDRGITLPLRTAILDLADDLMPIARRLGCADELAQVEHLLRVGASYQRQRAIAEANGGDLTKVVDGLLYEMKTGLLVPTDRQLPGIPQPRSATSDDLEPDAVI; from the coding sequence ATGGAGATCCTTTTTGCTCCGTCTGATCGTTCCAGTCTCGGTGTGGAATGGGAACTCCAACTGATTGACCTGAACACGCGGGAACTCACGCCCGGCGCCATCGAGATCCTGGCCGATATCTGCCCACCCGGCGCCCCCGAACACCCGAAGGCCAAACACGAGCTCTTCCAGTCCACCGTCGAGATCATCACCGGCGTGTGCAGCAATGTCGCCGAGGCTCGCGCCGACCTTGCCGAGACCATGCGGACTGTCACCCAAGCCGCCGAACGGCGTGGAATGGGGGTCATCTGTGCCGGCAGCCACCCGTTCACCAGCTGGGCGGACCAGAAGATCAGCCCGAAGCCGCGTTACCAGCAACTGGTCGAACAGCTGCAGTGGCTGGCCAGGAGGTTGCAGATATTCGGCGTGCATATCCATGTCGGCATCCGCTCACCCCACAAAGCCATTCCCATCGTCAATGCTCTCACGTTCTACATGCCGCATTTCCTGGCGCTCTCGGCGTCGTCGCCCTATTGGGAAGGACACGATACGGGGCTGGCATCGGCCCGTTCGAAAGTCTTCGAGGCACTGCCCACCGCGGGGCTTCCGTACCAGCTTTCCGGCTGGGACCAATTCGAGAGCTTTATGGAGACGCTGATCTCCGCCCAGACGGTCGAGTCGGTCCGCGAGGTGTGGTGGGACGTCCGCCCGCACCCGGACTTCGGCACCGTCGAGCTCAGGGTGTGCGACGGCCTACCCACATTCGACGAGATCGGCATCATCGCCGCACTGGCCCAGTGCCTGGTGCACAAACTCGATCACGAATTGGACCGCGGCTATACCCTGCCCAATCCGCGCAGCTGGGTGGTGCGTGAGAACAAGTGGCGGGCGGCCCGTTTCGGGCTCGACGCGGAGATCATCGCCGACGATCGCGGAATCACGTTGCCGCTGCGGACGGCAATTCTGGATTTGGCCGACGATCTCATGCCTATTGCGCGTAGACTCGGCTGCGCTGATGAACTCGCGCAGGTCGAGCATCTATTGCGCGTGGGCGCGAGTTATCAGCGCCAGCGTGCAATCGCGGAGGCCAACGGCGGAGACCTGACCAAGGTCGTCGACGGTCTCCTCTACGAGATGAAGACAGGACTACTGGTGCCAACGGATCGCCAGCTACCCGGCATCCCGCAGCCGAGGTCCGCCACGAGCGACGACCTCGAGCCCGACGCAGTAATCTGA